In Centroberyx gerrardi isolate f3 chromosome 11, fCenGer3.hap1.cur.20231027, whole genome shotgun sequence, the following are encoded in one genomic region:
- the birc2 gene encoding baculoviral IAP repeat-containing protein 2 isoform X2 encodes METLVQLKNNQFLMGLCRNGPPPDLQYDNSSELFRISTFARFPASGVTERSLARAGWFYTGVGDRVQCFRCNVTAEGWQAGDCPTEKHRQLSPSCSFIQSLPSTANLLSSSHSAFSPLRSAPVIPLSGPGPAPVPAPNPPTVSQGEEPVGYLNMGFSAPPPSSPLSSRGVEDMSHQRPSTCHNLSMRREQERLDSFHAWTLSIITPAELAKAGFYYLGQGDRVACFSCGGQLSNWEPGDRAVSEHQRHYPNCRFVRGDRADNVSLAGGAASVSGAAAAAAAAAGALQLSAGAVALNNVSNPAMQQSEERLLTFVNWPSRIPVRPDQLAKAGFYYVGRNDDVKCFCCDGGLRCWESGDDPWVEHAKWFPRCEYLLQEKGQDFVHQIQARFPRLFEQLLTNGDSSSREFVDPPVVHLGPGEERSEDAVMMNTPVIKSALEMGFERSLVKQTVQSKILTSGENYKTVQELVSDLLSAEDQKREEEREMLAEAMASDGFTFLKRHQAALIQRLKSVETVLEHLREQNVITAEEYSGLQAQTSAQQQTARLIELVLTKGNAAAEVFRNWIQKNDVLLLRDLMAQANEAASPSQDLSDLPMEEQLRRLQEERTCKVCMDKEVNIVFIPCGHLVVCKECAPSLRKCPICRGLVKGTVRTFLS; translated from the exons ATGGAAACTCTTGTTCAACTGAAAAACAACCAATTTTTGATGGGGCTGTGTCGCAACGGGCCTCCACCTGATCTTCAGTATGATAACTCCTCAG AGCTCTTTCGCATCTCGACCTTCGCTCGCTTCCCCGCCTCGGGAGTCACGGAGCGAAGTCTGGCGAGGGCAGGTTGGTTCTACACAGGCGTGGGCGACAGGGTGCAGTGTTTCAGGTGTAATGTGACGGCGGAGGGCTGGCAGGCCGGAGATTGTccgacagagaaacacagacagctCTCTCCTTCTTGCTCCTTCATCCAAAGCCTCCCATCTACAGCCaacctgctctcctcttctcactctgcCTTCTCTCCGCTCCGCAGCGCTCCAGTCATACCG CTGTCTGGTCCGGGCCCAGCTCCAGTCCCTGCCCCTAATCCTCCGACAGTGAGCCAAGGTGAAGAGCCGGTGGGCTATCTGAATATGGGCTTCtccgctccccccccctccagcccGCTTAGCTCCCGCGGTGTGGAGGACATGTCTCACCAGAGACCGTCGACGTGCCACAACCTCAGCATGCGCAGAGAACAGGAGCGCCTGGACTCCTTCCACGCCTGGACGCTCTCCATCATCACCCCTGCTGAGCTGGCCAAGGCGGGCTTCTACTACCTGGGCCAGGGCGACAGAGTGGCCTGCTTCAGCTGTGGAGGACAG TTGAGTAACTGGGAGCCAGGCGACAGAGCCGTGTCCGAACACCAGAGGCATTATCCAAACTGCCGTTTTGTCCGAGGGGACAGAGCGGACAACGTGTCGCTGGCCGGAGGTGCAGCGTCTGTGTCGGGGGCGGCGGcagctgccgccgccgccgccggggCGTTGCAGCTGTCTGCTGGAGCAGTAGCTCTCAATAACGTGTCCAACCCTGCCATGCAGCAGAGCGAAGAGAGGCTGCTCACCTTTGTCAACTGGCCGTCGCGAATCCCTGTCCGGCCCGACCAGCTGGCTAAAGCCGGCTTCTACTATGTAG GCCGTAACGATGATGTGAAGTGTTTCTGCTGTGATGGAGGCCTGCGATGCTGGGAGTCTGGAGATGATCCTTGGGTGGAACATGCAAAATGGTTTCCTAG GTGTGAATATTTGCTCCAGGAGAAGGGACAGGACTTCGTTCATCAGATCCAGGCTCGCTTTCCTCGGCTATTTGAGCAG CTTTTAACAAATGGAGACAGCAGCTCCAGAGAGTTTGTGGATCCACCAG TGGTCCACCTCGGTCCAGGAGAGGAGCGCTCTGAGGATGCCGTCATGATGAACACTCCTGTCATTAAGTCTGCCTTGGAAATGGGATTTGAGCGCAGCCTGGTCAAGCAGACGGTCCAGAGCAAGATCTTGACCAGTGGAGAGAACTATAAAACCGTCCAGGAGCTGGTGTCCGACCTGCTGAGTGCCGAGGACcagaaaagggaggaggagcgTGAGATGCTGGCGGAGGCGATGGCATCTG atggTTTTACCTTCCTGAAGAGACACCAGGCAGCATTGATCCAGCGTCTGAAGAGTGTTGAGACGGTGTTGGAGCACCTGAGGGAGCAAAATGTGATAA CTGCTGAGGAGTACTCCGGTCTTCAGGCTCAGACTTCGGCCCAGCAGCAGACCGCCAGGCTGATCGAGCTCGTCCTCACCAAGGGAAACGCCGCAGCCGAGGTTTTCCGCAACTGGATCCAGAAGAATGACGTTCTCCTGCTCAGAGATCTCATGG CCCAGGCAAATGAAGCAGCGTCACCGAGCCAAGATCTGTCAG ACCTGCCCATGGAGGAGCAGCTGCGCCGCCTGCAGGAGGAGCGGACCTGCAAGGTGTGTATGGATAAAGAGGTCAACATCGTCTTCATCCCATGCGGACACCTGGTGGTGTGCAAGGAGTGCGCCCCCTCGCTGAGAAAGTGCCCCATCTGCAGAGGCCTGGTCAAAGGCACAGTCCGGACCTTCCTCTCTTAA
- the birc2 gene encoding baculoviral IAP repeat-containing protein 2 isoform X1 has product MSVCVCVRESETLGILKPLSLWRTSLFPYIATLLSKKMETLVQLKNNQFLMGLCRNGPPPDLQYDNSSELFRISTFARFPASGVTERSLARAGWFYTGVGDRVQCFRCNVTAEGWQAGDCPTEKHRQLSPSCSFIQSLPSTANLLSSSHSAFSPLRSAPVIPLSGPGPAPVPAPNPPTVSQGEEPVGYLNMGFSAPPPSSPLSSRGVEDMSHQRPSTCHNLSMRREQERLDSFHAWTLSIITPAELAKAGFYYLGQGDRVACFSCGGQLSNWEPGDRAVSEHQRHYPNCRFVRGDRADNVSLAGGAASVSGAAAAAAAAAGALQLSAGAVALNNVSNPAMQQSEERLLTFVNWPSRIPVRPDQLAKAGFYYVGRNDDVKCFCCDGGLRCWESGDDPWVEHAKWFPRCEYLLQEKGQDFVHQIQARFPRLFEQLLTNGDSSSREFVDPPVVHLGPGEERSEDAVMMNTPVIKSALEMGFERSLVKQTVQSKILTSGENYKTVQELVSDLLSAEDQKREEEREMLAEAMASDGFTFLKRHQAALIQRLKSVETVLEHLREQNVITAEEYSGLQAQTSAQQQTARLIELVLTKGNAAAEVFRNWIQKNDVLLLRDLMAQANEAASPSQDLSDLPMEEQLRRLQEERTCKVCMDKEVNIVFIPCGHLVVCKECAPSLRKCPICRGLVKGTVRTFLS; this is encoded by the exons atgtcagtctgtgtgtgtgtgagagagagcgagacccTGGGTATTCTCAAACCTCTCTCCCTTTGGAGGACATCTCTTTTTCCTTATATCGCTACTCTTTTATCTAAAAAAATGGAAACTCTTGTTCAACTGAAAAACAACCAATTTTTGATGGGGCTGTGTCGCAACGGGCCTCCACCTGATCTTCAGTATGATAACTCCTCAG AGCTCTTTCGCATCTCGACCTTCGCTCGCTTCCCCGCCTCGGGAGTCACGGAGCGAAGTCTGGCGAGGGCAGGTTGGTTCTACACAGGCGTGGGCGACAGGGTGCAGTGTTTCAGGTGTAATGTGACGGCGGAGGGCTGGCAGGCCGGAGATTGTccgacagagaaacacagacagctCTCTCCTTCTTGCTCCTTCATCCAAAGCCTCCCATCTACAGCCaacctgctctcctcttctcactctgcCTTCTCTCCGCTCCGCAGCGCTCCAGTCATACCG CTGTCTGGTCCGGGCCCAGCTCCAGTCCCTGCCCCTAATCCTCCGACAGTGAGCCAAGGTGAAGAGCCGGTGGGCTATCTGAATATGGGCTTCtccgctccccccccctccagcccGCTTAGCTCCCGCGGTGTGGAGGACATGTCTCACCAGAGACCGTCGACGTGCCACAACCTCAGCATGCGCAGAGAACAGGAGCGCCTGGACTCCTTCCACGCCTGGACGCTCTCCATCATCACCCCTGCTGAGCTGGCCAAGGCGGGCTTCTACTACCTGGGCCAGGGCGACAGAGTGGCCTGCTTCAGCTGTGGAGGACAG TTGAGTAACTGGGAGCCAGGCGACAGAGCCGTGTCCGAACACCAGAGGCATTATCCAAACTGCCGTTTTGTCCGAGGGGACAGAGCGGACAACGTGTCGCTGGCCGGAGGTGCAGCGTCTGTGTCGGGGGCGGCGGcagctgccgccgccgccgccggggCGTTGCAGCTGTCTGCTGGAGCAGTAGCTCTCAATAACGTGTCCAACCCTGCCATGCAGCAGAGCGAAGAGAGGCTGCTCACCTTTGTCAACTGGCCGTCGCGAATCCCTGTCCGGCCCGACCAGCTGGCTAAAGCCGGCTTCTACTATGTAG GCCGTAACGATGATGTGAAGTGTTTCTGCTGTGATGGAGGCCTGCGATGCTGGGAGTCTGGAGATGATCCTTGGGTGGAACATGCAAAATGGTTTCCTAG GTGTGAATATTTGCTCCAGGAGAAGGGACAGGACTTCGTTCATCAGATCCAGGCTCGCTTTCCTCGGCTATTTGAGCAG CTTTTAACAAATGGAGACAGCAGCTCCAGAGAGTTTGTGGATCCACCAG TGGTCCACCTCGGTCCAGGAGAGGAGCGCTCTGAGGATGCCGTCATGATGAACACTCCTGTCATTAAGTCTGCCTTGGAAATGGGATTTGAGCGCAGCCTGGTCAAGCAGACGGTCCAGAGCAAGATCTTGACCAGTGGAGAGAACTATAAAACCGTCCAGGAGCTGGTGTCCGACCTGCTGAGTGCCGAGGACcagaaaagggaggaggagcgTGAGATGCTGGCGGAGGCGATGGCATCTG atggTTTTACCTTCCTGAAGAGACACCAGGCAGCATTGATCCAGCGTCTGAAGAGTGTTGAGACGGTGTTGGAGCACCTGAGGGAGCAAAATGTGATAA CTGCTGAGGAGTACTCCGGTCTTCAGGCTCAGACTTCGGCCCAGCAGCAGACCGCCAGGCTGATCGAGCTCGTCCTCACCAAGGGAAACGCCGCAGCCGAGGTTTTCCGCAACTGGATCCAGAAGAATGACGTTCTCCTGCTCAGAGATCTCATGG CCCAGGCAAATGAAGCAGCGTCACCGAGCCAAGATCTGTCAG ACCTGCCCATGGAGGAGCAGCTGCGCCGCCTGCAGGAGGAGCGGACCTGCAAGGTGTGTATGGATAAAGAGGTCAACATCGTCTTCATCCCATGCGGACACCTGGTGGTGTGCAAGGAGTGCGCCCCCTCGCTGAGAAAGTGCCCCATCTGCAGAGGCCTGGTCAAAGGCACAGTCCGGACCTTCCTCTCTTAA
- the ddx52 gene encoding putative ATP-dependent RNA helicase DDX52 isoform X1, with the protein MDAFDLFRKLGAGAKFDLKRFGKDAERFKVVRPQGGGASSDLLSGIDYFGTGPANGAQIRTGLEEEEEADGEEDELDSERGETDAGGKRKRKVEKKATRTKKKKKGSEVETEAEADGGPEEETERSGICWTSSLDRKIQNLPQDGKERTSLKRLKHLHQEKVNRIRAQHRINVHGCDVPDPVCTFEELQSEYRLNPRVLQNLRDAGLNSPTPIQMQAIPLMMHGRELLACAPTGSGKTLAFCLPLLAHLQQPANLGFRAVVISPTRELASQTYRELLRLSDGLGFRVHIIDKASMAAKKYGPQSNKKYDILVSTPNRIIFLLKQDPPALDLSSVEWLVVDESDKLFEDGKSGFREQLATVFLACSGPRVRRAFYSATCTQDVEQWCRLNLDNLVSVNIGHRNTAVETVEQELLFVGTENGKLLAMRDIIKKGFLPPMLVFVQSIDRARELFHELVYEGINVDVIHADRTQQQRDNVVNSFRSGKIWVLICTALLARGIDFKGVNLVLNYDFPTSAVEYIHRIGRTGRAGHQGKAVTFFTEDDKPLLRSIANVIKQAGCPVPDYMVGFKKIHSKVKQKLQRKPPKRSTICTTPRFLMKKKGKEELNKGKDRTGQEETQEGGQKGENGPKGAVGKKKKKKKGEKEKKKGQGMKKRRKMQKEGGTEKDKKASLKTGSKPSGAKLKKFPRKNVKKNKPQAV; encoded by the exons ATGGACGCCTTCGACTTGTTTCGGAAGCTTGGAGCAGGAGcaaaatttgatttgaagagGTTTGGTAAAGATGCCGAACGTTTTAAG GTGGTGAGACCTCAAGGTGGGGGAGCGTCCTCAGATCTTCTCTCTGGGATCGATTACTTTGGCACAGGGCCAGCCAATGGAGCCCAGATCAGGACtggactggaggaggaagaggaggcggatggagaggaagatgagctGGACAGTGAAAGAGGGGAAACTGATGCTGGAGGCAAAAGGAAACGAAAGGTTGAAAAGAAAGCCACgaggacaaagaagaagaagaaaggcagCGAGGTGGAGACAGAAG CTGAAGCTGATGGGGGACCAgaggaagagacggagagaagtgGAATCTGCTGGACGTCTTCTTTGGACAGAAAGATCCAAAACCTACCCCAGGACGGGAAGGAGAGAACGTCCCTGAAGAGACTGAAGCACCTTCATCAGGAAAAG GTGAACCGCATCCGTGCACAGCACCGCATCAACGTGCACGGCTGCGACGTGCCGGACCCTGTGTGCACGTTTGAGGAGCTGCAGTCCGAGTATCGACTGAACCCGCGAGTCCTCCAGAACCTCAGAGACGCAGGACTGAACTCCCCAACACCCATACAGATGCAGGCAATACCACTGATGATGcat GGTCGGGAGCTGCTGGCCTGCGCTCCCACTGGATCTGGGAAGACTTTGGCCTTCTGTCTCCCGCTGCTGGCTCACCTCCAACAGCCGGCCAACCTGGGCTTCAGAGCCGTCGTCATCTCCCCAACCAGAGAGCTGGCCAGCCAg ACCTACAGAGAGCTGCTTCGTCTGTCAGACGGACTGGGGTTCAGAGTTCACATCATTGACAAGGCTTCCATGGCAGCTAAGAAATACGGACCTCAGTCAAACAAAAAATACG ATATACTCGTCAGTACTCCCAACAGAATAATCTTCCTCCTCAAGCAGGATCCTCCAGCGCTCGACCTCAGCAG TGTGGAGTGGCTGGTTGTCGACGAGTCCGATAAGCTGTTTGAGGACGGGAAGTCGGGCTTCAGGGAGCAGCTGGCCACGGTGTTTCTGGCCTGCTCCGGTCCGAGGGTGCGGAGGGCTTTCTACAGCGCCACCTGCACGCAAGATGTGGAGCAGTGGTGCCGCCTGAACCTCGACAACCTGGTGTCCGTCAACATCGGACACAG GAACACAGCGGTGGAAACGGTGGAACAGGAGCTGCTGTTTGTCGGGACGGAAAACGGAAAACTCCTGGCCATGAGGGACATCATCAAAAAA GGTTTCCTGCCACCCATGCTGGTGTTTGTCCAGTCTATAGACCGAGCGCGGGAGCTTTTCCATGAGTTGGTGTATGAGGGCATCAACGTAGACGTCATCCATGCAGACCGCACACAgcagcag AGGGACAACGTAGTGAACAGCTTCCGCTCCGGTAAGATCTGGGTGTTGATCTGCACGGCTCTGCTCGCCAGAGGGATCGACTTCAAAGGCGTCAACCTCGTGCTGAACTACGACTTCCCCACCAGCGCTGTGGAATACATCCACCGGATTG GGCGAACTGGCAGAGCGGGACATCAGGGGAAGGCAGTCACCTTCTTCACAGAGGATGACAAGCCACTGCTGCGCAG CATTGCTAATGTAATAAAGCAAGCTGGCTGTCCTGTGCCTGACTACATGGTGGGCTTCAAGAAGATACACAG CAAAGTGAAGCagaagctccagaggaaaccTCCCAAGAGAAGCACCATCTGCACGACTCCTCGCTTCTTAATGAAGAAAAAAGGCAAAGAAGAACTCAAcaaaggaaaggacaggacaggacaggaagaaacgcaggagggggggcagaaagGAGAAAATGGACCAAAAGGAGCGgtagggaagaagaagaagaagaagaaaggggaaaaggagaagaaaaaaggacagggaatgaagaagagaaggaaaatgcagaaagaaggggggacagaaaaagacaagaagGCATCACTGAAGACGGGATCAAAACCTTCTGGAGCCAAGTTGAAAAA gttccccaggaaaaatgtgaagaaaaataagccgCAAGCCGTCTGA
- the rpl23a gene encoding large ribosomal subunit protein uL23, translating into MAPKVKKEAVPAKTEAKSKALKAKKAVLKGVHSQRKKKIRTSPTFRRPKTLRLRRQPKYPRKSAPRRNKLDHYAIIKFPLTTESAMKKIEDNNTLVFIVDVKANKHQIKHAVKKLYDIDVAKVNTLIRPDGEKKAYVRLAPDYDALDVANKIGII; encoded by the exons ATGGCACCGAAGGTGAAGAAGGAAG CTGTCCCTGCCAAGACTGAGGCCAAGTCAAAGGCACTGAAGGCCAAAAAGGCTGTGCTTAAAGGAGTTCACAgccagaggaagaagaagatcaGGACTTCTCCCACCTTCCGTCGCCCCAAAACCCTCCGTCTCCGCAGACAACCCAAGTATCCTCGCAAGAGTGCCCCTCGTAGGAACAA GTTGGATCACTACGCCATCATCAAGTTCCCCCTGACGACAGAGTCCGCCATGAAGAAGATCGAGGACAACAACACACTGGTGTTTATTGTGGACGTCAAGGCAAACAAGCACCAGATCAAACACGCGGTCAAGAAGCTGTACGACATCGACGTCGCCAAAGTCAACACACTCATCAG GCCTGATGGTGAGAAGAAGGCGTACGTTCGTCTCGCACCAGATTACGATGCGTTGGATGTTGCCAACAAG ATTGGCATCATCTAA
- the ddx52 gene encoding putative ATP-dependent RNA helicase DDX52 isoform X2, whose amino-acid sequence MDAFDLFRKLGAGAKFDLKRFGKDAERFKVVRPQGGGASSDLLSGIDYFGTGPANGAQIRTGLEEEEEADGEEDELDSERGETDAGGKRKRKVEKKATRTKKKKKGSEVETEGTDGGPEEETERSGICWTSSLDRKIQNLPQDGKERTSLKRLKHLHQEKVNRIRAQHRINVHGCDVPDPVCTFEELQSEYRLNPRVLQNLRDAGLNSPTPIQMQAIPLMMHGRELLACAPTGSGKTLAFCLPLLAHLQQPANLGFRAVVISPTRELASQTYRELLRLSDGLGFRVHIIDKASMAAKKYGPQSNKKYDILVSTPNRIIFLLKQDPPALDLSSVEWLVVDESDKLFEDGKSGFREQLATVFLACSGPRVRRAFYSATCTQDVEQWCRLNLDNLVSVNIGHRNTAVETVEQELLFVGTENGKLLAMRDIIKKGFLPPMLVFVQSIDRARELFHELVYEGINVDVIHADRTQQQRDNVVNSFRSGKIWVLICTALLARGIDFKGVNLVLNYDFPTSAVEYIHRIGRTGRAGHQGKAVTFFTEDDKPLLRSIANVIKQAGCPVPDYMVGFKKIHSKVKQKLQRKPPKRSTICTTPRFLMKKKGKEELNKGKDRTGQEETQEGGQKGENGPKGAVGKKKKKKKGEKEKKKGQGMKKRRKMQKEGGTEKDKKASLKTGSKPSGAKLKKFPRKNVKKNKPQAV is encoded by the exons ATGGACGCCTTCGACTTGTTTCGGAAGCTTGGAGCAGGAGcaaaatttgatttgaagagGTTTGGTAAAGATGCCGAACGTTTTAAG GTGGTGAGACCTCAAGGTGGGGGAGCGTCCTCAGATCTTCTCTCTGGGATCGATTACTTTGGCACAGGGCCAGCCAATGGAGCCCAGATCAGGACtggactggaggaggaagaggaggcggatggagaggaagatgagctGGACAGTGAAAGAGGGGAAACTGATGCTGGAGGCAAAAGGAAACGAAAGGTTGAAAAGAAAGCCACgaggacaaagaagaagaagaaaggcagCGAGGTGGAGACAGAAGGTA CTGATGGGGGACCAgaggaagagacggagagaagtgGAATCTGCTGGACGTCTTCTTTGGACAGAAAGATCCAAAACCTACCCCAGGACGGGAAGGAGAGAACGTCCCTGAAGAGACTGAAGCACCTTCATCAGGAAAAG GTGAACCGCATCCGTGCACAGCACCGCATCAACGTGCACGGCTGCGACGTGCCGGACCCTGTGTGCACGTTTGAGGAGCTGCAGTCCGAGTATCGACTGAACCCGCGAGTCCTCCAGAACCTCAGAGACGCAGGACTGAACTCCCCAACACCCATACAGATGCAGGCAATACCACTGATGATGcat GGTCGGGAGCTGCTGGCCTGCGCTCCCACTGGATCTGGGAAGACTTTGGCCTTCTGTCTCCCGCTGCTGGCTCACCTCCAACAGCCGGCCAACCTGGGCTTCAGAGCCGTCGTCATCTCCCCAACCAGAGAGCTGGCCAGCCAg ACCTACAGAGAGCTGCTTCGTCTGTCAGACGGACTGGGGTTCAGAGTTCACATCATTGACAAGGCTTCCATGGCAGCTAAGAAATACGGACCTCAGTCAAACAAAAAATACG ATATACTCGTCAGTACTCCCAACAGAATAATCTTCCTCCTCAAGCAGGATCCTCCAGCGCTCGACCTCAGCAG TGTGGAGTGGCTGGTTGTCGACGAGTCCGATAAGCTGTTTGAGGACGGGAAGTCGGGCTTCAGGGAGCAGCTGGCCACGGTGTTTCTGGCCTGCTCCGGTCCGAGGGTGCGGAGGGCTTTCTACAGCGCCACCTGCACGCAAGATGTGGAGCAGTGGTGCCGCCTGAACCTCGACAACCTGGTGTCCGTCAACATCGGACACAG GAACACAGCGGTGGAAACGGTGGAACAGGAGCTGCTGTTTGTCGGGACGGAAAACGGAAAACTCCTGGCCATGAGGGACATCATCAAAAAA GGTTTCCTGCCACCCATGCTGGTGTTTGTCCAGTCTATAGACCGAGCGCGGGAGCTTTTCCATGAGTTGGTGTATGAGGGCATCAACGTAGACGTCATCCATGCAGACCGCACACAgcagcag AGGGACAACGTAGTGAACAGCTTCCGCTCCGGTAAGATCTGGGTGTTGATCTGCACGGCTCTGCTCGCCAGAGGGATCGACTTCAAAGGCGTCAACCTCGTGCTGAACTACGACTTCCCCACCAGCGCTGTGGAATACATCCACCGGATTG GGCGAACTGGCAGAGCGGGACATCAGGGGAAGGCAGTCACCTTCTTCACAGAGGATGACAAGCCACTGCTGCGCAG CATTGCTAATGTAATAAAGCAAGCTGGCTGTCCTGTGCCTGACTACATGGTGGGCTTCAAGAAGATACACAG CAAAGTGAAGCagaagctccagaggaaaccTCCCAAGAGAAGCACCATCTGCACGACTCCTCGCTTCTTAATGAAGAAAAAAGGCAAAGAAGAACTCAAcaaaggaaaggacaggacaggacaggaagaaacgcaggagggggggcagaaagGAGAAAATGGACCAAAAGGAGCGgtagggaagaagaagaagaagaagaaaggggaaaaggagaagaaaaaaggacagggaatgaagaagagaaggaaaatgcagaaagaaggggggacagaaaaagacaagaagGCATCACTGAAGACGGGATCAAAACCTTCTGGAGCCAAGTTGAAAAA gttccccaggaaaaatgtgaagaaaaataagccgCAAGCCGTCTGA